Proteins from one Cryptomeria japonica chromosome 4, Sugi_1.0, whole genome shotgun sequence genomic window:
- the LOC131060437 gene encoding uncharacterized protein LOC131060437 has product MDLPAGELQERWKVLQASQDFDKQGLVEWHTRNYQWIKYIESRSPTVIRTASISENQIPCVEENLQEIPAKKLQIGHHHEGRVLFGTLCAEAHRMVAITTVLEDDCGNVVQITIYNVPISIWRTADVRKLYPKGARVAVKEPYFKRADDGLLTVCVDNPNNIEILDVPQQDTSLVDLLQLRGEGNKCFRDSKWEGTIEFYSTCIDMLLLRLKTWSSHTFGSSNIRQDLKEALLYSYSNRAGGRLMLKEFLTAVEDCDKALDLDPEHLKSLCRKGRALHALGEYNVACECFERALQHSTTVGDIESLYHKSKNFNDQNRKGMFDLSTYFLNGCRPQDVPVVSNYIGSVVIKRSSAKSSVHGLGLFATENVDIGDILVVDNSIAFKCIESTEPRSLGTLSILKVSVDEVREHLQAKIVSSAKSSARILQQLKYLAQNEIGVPSMDPFRINNNSWKNYDVCMRKEGSALDEDDVIKVMESVTCNIQHFAGRDIKRYGLWVLPYFINHSCFPNSNCMVVGEAMFIIAGRRIAAGEEITVSYFNNLVPLKEREMICSLKGFHCDCKRCVLERSLPAAQAGALDKVAQSIRFTVNEANCHPILQLKFMCKNAVDLEKVMTTTSPEEKQLLRASFHFVYSNILLFPGQHCLNVDVALPTLRELVEACQNASPGNSMSFSLCAKVYGKGHGEGGVMPQEAEEVCCAMIGKQEQRLVSSVFKWAGKGVFEPSLTDIRSRKVL; this is encoded by the coding sequence ATGGATCTTCCCGCAGGTGAGCTGCAAGAGAGATGGAAGGTCCTTCAAGCTTCACAAGATTTTGATAAACAGGGCCTCGTTGAGTGGCACACAAGAAATTACCAGTGGATCAAGTATATAGAATCCCGTTCCCCAACAGTAATTCGGACAGCCTCCATTAGCGAGAATCAAATCCCCTGCGTAGAGGAAAACCTGCAAGAGATTCCAGCAAAGAAGCTTCAAATTGGTCACCATCATGAAGGCCGCGTTTTGTTTGGAACGTTGTGTGCAGAGGCCCACAGGATGGTTGCCATCACCACAGTTTTGGAAGACGACTGCGGAAATGTTGTTCAAATTACGATATATAATGTCCCAATTTCGATTTGGAGGACTGCAGATGTGCGCAAGCTTTACCCCAAAGGCGCTAGGGTTGCTGTGAAAGAGCCCTACTTTAAGCGAGCAGATGACGGTCTTCTCACGGTATGTGTTGATAACCCTAATAACATTGAGATTCTTGATGTGCCTCAACAGGATACTTCACTTGTGGACCTGCTTCAATTGCGTGGTGAAGGTAACAAATGCTTCAGAGATAGCAAGTGGGAAGGCACCATAGAATTTTACTCCACTTGCATAGACATGCTTCTTCTTCGGCTGAAAACTTGGTCCAGTCACACTTTCGGCTCTTCAAACATTCGGCAGGATCTGAAGGAGGCACTTTTGTATTCCTATTCTAATCGTGCAGGGGGCAGACTGATGCTCAAAGAATTTCTCACTGCTGTGGAGGATTGTGATAAAGCGTTAGATCTGGATCCTGAGCACCTCAAATCCTTGTGCCGAAAGGGGCGGGCTCTGCATGCACTTGGCGAGTACAATGTAGCCTGTGAGTGCTTCGAGAGAGCTCTACAACACTCCACAACAGTCGGCGACATTGAATCTTTGTATCACAAGTCCAAGAATTTCAACGACCAAAACAGAAAAGGTATGTTCGATCTCTCTACGTATTTTTTGAATGGATGCAGGCCACAGGATGTTCCTGTTGTGAGCAATTATATTGGTTCAGTTGTCATCAAGAGATCGTCAGCCAAGTCTTCAGTGCACGGGCTGGGGTTATTTGCTACAGAAAACGTAGATATTGGAGATATTCTGGTTGTGGACAATAGCATTGCATTTAAGTGTATAGAGTCCACAGAGCCAAGAAGCCTCGGCACTCTCAGTATTCTCAAGGTTTCAGTGGATGAAGTTAGGGAGCATCTACAGGCTAAGATTGTTTCTTCTGCAAAGTCATCAGCCAGGATATTGCAGCAGTTAAAGTATCTTGCTCAGAACGAAATTGGAGTTCCCTCCATGGATCCGTTTCGCATAAATAACAACAGCTGGAAGAATTATGATGTCTGCATGAGAAAGGAGGGTTCTGCGTTGGACGAAGATGATGTCATAAAGGTAATGGAGAGCGTGACATGCAACATACAGCATTTTGCCGGACGAGACATCAAGCGATATGGGTTGTGGGTGCTTCCATATTTCATCAATCATTCCTGTTTTCCCAACTCCAATTGCATGGTTGTGGGAGAAGCCATGTTTATAATAGCAGGAAGAAGAATTGCTGCTGGAGAAGAAATAACAGTCTCTTATTTTAACAATCTTGTACCACTCAAGGAGCGAGAGATGATATGCAGTCTGAAAGGATTTCACTGCGATTGTAAGCGGTGTGTCTTGGAGCGAAGCTTACCAGCCGCCCAAGCAGGGGCTCTTGACAAAGTGGCGCAATCCATAAGATTCACTGTAAACGAGGCCAACTGTCACCCTATTCTGCAGCTTAAGTTCATGTGTAAGAATGCTGTTGATTTGGAAAAGGTCATGACCACCACGAGCCCTGAAGAAAAGCAACTGTTACGAGCTTCCTTTCATTTTGTCTACTCTAATATTCTTCTCTTTCCTGGACAGCATTGTCTTAATGTCGATGTAGCTCTGCCTACATTGCGAGAATTAGTCGAAGCTTGCCAAAATGCATCGCCAGGCAATTCCATGTCGTTTTCATTGTGTGCCAAGGTTTATGGTAAAGGCCATGGTGAAGGAGGTGTTATGCCCCAAGAGGCAGAGGAAGTGTGTTGTGCAATGATAGGTAAACAGGAACAGCGTCTCGTGTCTTCTGTATTCAAGTGGGCTGGTAAAGGGGTTTTTGAGCCCAGCTTAACTGACATCCGCTCCAGAAAAGTACTCTAA